The Musa acuminata AAA Group cultivar baxijiao chromosome BXJ3-6, Cavendish_Baxijiao_AAA, whole genome shotgun sequence region TGCCCTTTCTACAAAGAACACCTCTGAAGCTATGTGTTCACTGTGAGGAggaattcttcttcttttgttccttCTCATTTAATCTGTTCTACGAGTAGGTTTGGTTATATGCTATCGATAGGTTTGGTTATGTGCGGTGGTATATTTCTTGGAGTTGATTTGTATTATATGCTATCGATATGTATAATCATATGAAGTTAGAAATAATATTTAATGTTTTGGAATCTAAAATAATGTTTATTTCCACGCCGTTTTTGCTCGATTAATTCTTTTTGAGTTCTATGTTAGCTTTGTGCTCTTTCTTCATGCTTTCATGCCGCAGTGACTGAGAAGACTTACGTGCATGGAGAAGGCAGCGCCGCGAAGCCCCGCTCCGGCCACCACCTTCGTGCGAACCGACGCGGCCACCTTCAAAGAGCTCGTGCAGCGGCTGACGGCCGGCCCCCAGATCGACGACGCCCACAAGCACCACCccgccccctcctcctcctcctcctcttcccacaAGCTGAAGACGCCGGGGCTCAAGCGGCAGCACGAGCAGCGGCGGGGAGTCCCTCGGCGCAGGTTCACCGCCCTCCGGCCTCGGCCGCTCTCCCTCCCGGCCAGCCCCGCCGCCATCTCCCCTGCCATGAGCCCCGTGGTGGCGTCTCCTTCGACCAGCTTCGCCAGGCTTCACATACGCGAGGAGGGAGGCAACAAGGTGCAGGTGGATCcgaacgaggaggaggagaaggctatCAAGGAGAGGAGGTTTTACTTGCACCCCTCGCCGCGGCCGCGTAACGCCGAGGCGCCGGAGTTGCTTCCTCTCTTTCCGTTGTCTTCTTCTTCCCAGCCCAGTGACCAACCCTGATTGCATGAGGCTTATTGCTGTAGCATTATTCATTGTTAATGCCCATCCAGTTCTTATACCCAACCAAGTTTCCACCtttgttgatatatatatatatatatatatatatatatatatatatataactttttagAAGAagcaaataataaataatatataaaataattaaaatcctTCGATGGCAGCCACAAATTGGATATTGACGCAACTAATCCACCTCACATAAATGGTCGTACGATGGGCCAACGCGGACCGCAGACACGCGGAGATCTGTGTCCGGTGGCTCGCCAGCAGCTGGACCCCACCCGACGTCACGCCTCGTGGCCGCTGCTTCCCGGGGTCCCAACCACGAACGCCCTCAACCCTGTCTGGGACCGTACACGAGATGCTTCATCCCTCACGGGATAAACGCGTAAACGCGCACCCGAGCATAGACTATCCCACACGCCACGGTTTCCCCACCCCCTACCTCGTCGACGTGTCGCGGTTCCAGCCGCCAGATGTATCGGCATCGACGGTCGGATTCGCCTCGCGGAAATCCTCGTTTATCCGCTCGACATCAGATCGATCAAATTCATTGGCG contains the following coding sequences:
- the LOC135640294 gene encoding VQ motif-containing protein 31-like, encoding MEKAAPRSPAPATTFVRTDAATFKELVQRLTAGPQIDDAHKHHPAPSSSSSSSHKLKTPGLKRQHEQRRGVPRRRFTALRPRPLSLPASPAAISPAMSPVVASPSTSFARLHIREEGGNKVQVDPNEEEEKAIKERRFYLHPSPRPRNAEAPELLPLFPLSSSSQPSDQP